In one window of Brassica oleracea var. oleracea cultivar TO1000 unplaced genomic scaffold, BOL UnpScaffold05952, whole genome shotgun sequence DNA:
- the LOC106322076 gene encoding factor of DNA methylation 2, producing the protein MGKILELKTQLDTKQTLEMEIQELKGKLQVMKHLGDVGTVSVSVNEVVDEEDEKLKKLKGEWGEEVHDAVKTALEEMDEYNPSGRYSTPELWNFEAGRKATLKEVISFISNDMKPVKRKRT; encoded by the exons ATGGGCAAGATCCTTGAGCTTAAGACACAGCTAGACACCAAACAGACACTGGAAATGGAGATCCAGGAGCTGAAAGGCAAATTACAAGTGATGAAGCATTTGGGGGATGTTGGTACTGTCAGTGTTTCTGTCAAT GAAGTGGTCGACGAAGAGGAtgagaagctgaagaagcttAAAGGCGAGTGGGGAGAAGAGGTGCACGACGCTGTTAAAACAGCTCTGGAGGAAATGGATGAGTATAATCCAAGTGGTCGATACAGCACCCCAGAACTTTGGAATTTCGAAGCAGGAAGGAAAGCAACATTGAAGGAAGTGATTAGTTTCATTTCCAACGATATGAAACCTGTGAAACGCAAAAGAACCTGA